The following are encoded in a window of Lactobacillus intestinalis genomic DNA:
- a CDS encoding tetratricopeptide repeat protein, producing the protein MDKKIDNLYRNDKTDEAIHQLIEKIDEHPKNVDNYLQLSTYLIEQGSFDQAQKLLEQAQHLVEKPQELSYNLAVAYYMQGEFDKALTLLDKIPNDDLTLYQKALVYLKLGQLQRALAYALSIKNKDNRVKELLGDIWMGLGDFKQAEDNYRQISEDERNAKINFLLGIALFDHNKEEAEKFLAKSKKMDRKYYQQAENQYAAIMKMLSDKEKGK; encoded by the coding sequence ATGGATAAAAAGATAGATAATTTATATAGAAATGATAAAACAGATGAAGCTATTCATCAGTTAATCGAAAAAATTGATGAACATCCCAAAAATGTTGATAATTACTTGCAATTGTCAACATATTTAATTGAACAAGGAAGTTTTGATCAAGCTCAAAAACTCTTGGAGCAAGCTCAACATTTAGTTGAAAAGCCTCAAGAGCTTTCTTATAACTTAGCCGTTGCTTATTATATGCAAGGTGAATTTGATAAGGCTTTAACTCTTCTTGATAAAATCCCTAATGATGACCTAACTTTGTATCAAAAAGCTTTAGTATATTTAAAATTAGGTCAATTACAAAGGGCTTTAGCATATGCTTTATCGATTAAAAATAAAGATAATCGAGTAAAAGAATTGCTTGGTGATATTTGGATGGGACTAGGTGATTTTAAGCAAGCTGAAGACAATTATCGTCAAATCTCAGAAGATGAGCGGAATGCTAAGATAAATTTTTTGTTGGGAATTGCACTGTTTGATCATAATAAAGAAGAGGCTGAAAAGTTTTTAGCTAAATCCAAAAAGATGGATAGAAAATACTATCAACAAGCTGAAAATCAATATGCAGCAATTATGAAGATGCTCAGTGATAAGGAAAAAGGTAAATGA